A genomic segment from Aspergillus chevalieri M1 DNA, chromosome 7, nearly complete sequence encodes:
- a CDS encoding uncharacterized protein (COG:S;~EggNog:ENOG410PIMT;~InterPro:IPR000504,IPR012677,IPR035979,IPR039715;~PFAM:PF00076;~go_function: GO:0003676 - nucleic acid binding [Evidence IEA]), with the protein MPSLNPGVAPFIINTNADNSHTNGNNNSNVNANSIGNGNLNSNGNGNGNGNVNTNNNANANSNDCNDSSTDNGSSTGNDSSTGNGSGSSSPSSTSTSANVNASPSNSSNNSRGGSSHNSPAIRPIRSDRMNCAPTASNAQGLYPPAACVFVGNLSTRVPLEQQGKELEKKFSTIGPCYVKTNVDRKKELPSAFVQFEKVEHAEIALTWHNTMQLHDRLLRVEVSKAIRAGIMGHRNGEPITLDLVEKVLRGRGALDYCILERTTSGAVVSKVVFSFVGDYQDAIRHFQNDHFIYLKPDHGIRPISSSSSSSSSSYSSSSSSSCSSSSSPPPPPPLPRYSQSQSPYYPPAPAPFLQTSYPQRSGAYYQGSYSQAPLPPFPCFPHYNNWTYPQEPYHPQSYAQWSYSQGTYPSYAQGTWYPPQNWSEPGYHAVKAPQTNTHVQALNPGMFFPPEPWSAAHYTASAPPASGFHSAQAQPAASQSTGNANGNEITPPSSPGNGEERTEEQDNDNTVAEEKTGEKEENKEKEAGNEKKDEKNRPLIVGATSRLRF; encoded by the exons ATGCCTTCCCTTAACCCCGGTGTTGCTCCTTTCATCATCAATACAAACGCCGACAACAGCCACACAAACGGCAACAATAACAGCAACGTGAATGCCAACAGCATTGGAAATGGCAATCTCAACAGCAACGGCAATGGAAATGGAAATGGAAAcgtcaacaccaacaacaatgCTAACGCTAACAGCAATGACTGCAATGACTCTAGCACTGACAATGGTTCTAGCACTGGCAACGACTCCAGCACTGGCAACGGCTCTGGCTCTAGCAGCCcaagcagcaccagcaccagcgccaACGTCAACGCCAGTCCCAGTAATAGTTCTAATAACAGCCGCGGAGGCAGCAGCCACAACAGCCCGGCCATTAGACCAATCCGGTCTGACAGAATGAACTGTGCTCCTACAGCTAGCAATGCCCAGGGCCTGTACCCTCCTGCAGCTTGTGTCTTTGTTGGAAA TCTTTCGACCAGAGTCCCTCTTGAGCAGCAAGGAAAAGAATTGGAGAAAAAGTTCTCTACAATTGGCCCATGCTATGTTAAGACCAATGTGGACAGGAAAAAGGAACTTCCCTCTGCTTTTGTCCAGTTCGAA AAAGTTGAACATGCAGAGATTGCCTTGACATGGCATAATACCATGCAGCTCCACGACCGCCTGCTGCGGGTTGAAGTGAGCAAAGCGATAA GAGCCGGCATCATGGGCCATCGCAATGGAGAGCCCATTACCTTGGATCTTGTAGAAAAGGTTTTGAGAGGACGGGGAGCGCTCGACTATTGCATTTTAGAGCGCACTACAAGCGGCGCGGTTGTCAGCAAAGTCGTCTTCTCTTTTGTTGGCGATTATCAGGATGCGATTAGG CATTTCCAAAATGATCACTTCATTTATCTCAAACCGGACCACGGAATCAGGcccatttcttcttcctcttcctcttcttcttcctcttattcttcgtcttcttcttcctcttgctcttcttcttcttctcctcctcctcctcctcccttGCCACGATACTCCCAGTCCCAGTCCCCCTACTACCCACCGGCGCCAGCACCCTTCCTTCAGACATCCTATCCTCAGAGATCTGGAGCTTACTACCAGGGATCTTACTCTCAGGCGCCTCTTCCTCCGTTCCCTTGTTTCCCCCATTACAACAACTGGACTTATCCTCAGGAGCCCTACCATCCTCAGTCTTACGCTCAATGGTCCTACAGCCAGGGAACCTACCCTTCATACGCTCAGGGAACCTGGTACCCTCCTCAAAATTGGTCCGAGCCAGGCTACCACGCCGTCAAAGCACCCCAAACAAATACACACGTTCAGGCACTAAACCCTGGGATGTTCTTTCCGCCAGAGCCTTGGTCTGCAGCGCATTACACAGCGTCCGCTCCCCCGGCATCCGGCTTCCATTCCGCGCAAGCGCAGCCTGCCGCCTCTCAATCTACCGGAAATGCAAATGGAAACGAAATCACCCCGCCTTCTTCCCCTGGAaatggagaggagaggaCTGAGGAACAGGATAATGATAACACTGTCGCTGAGGAAAAGACTGGGGAAAAGGAGGAgaacaaggagaaggaagcgGGAAATGAAAAGAAGGACGAAAAGAATCGGCCACTCATTGTGGGGGCAACGTCTCGCCTTAGGTTTTGA
- a CDS encoding uncharacterized protein (COG:S;~EggNog:ENOG410PQM4): protein MASSSRLPVGSLLSAARPGSHSITIAAQTCQCRAFSRSSIAQRAMRGMPQTMSVKQPAQPSMKTRGKEMSKSEMPQDLGLLPGTFIRPLWRDMPSIFQLPRERMQLEWLWIKQAFQNFLGILAYSKWLNKGLPLRLRERRQVACELYERMYTAYAEGDVATLRKICCTGLANSLTSRITIRPKDERVTWTLNKYNRTPATFLTGVRVLADRATQIPEIPKSGVRQVVLRITSRQSTGKVKLPTNKRGVVDETAIEAQDAAPAKQRDCTEYIVLQKLMWFGEEQEWRIWGHATPTTVEDLESPFFAPGLSLSDRMEAMKAMMEGKR from the exons ATGGCTTCCTCGTCGCGACTGCCTGTTGGATCCCTGCTATCTGCTGCCAGGCCCGGTTCTCACTCCATCACTATCGCAGCGCAAACATGCCAATGCCGGGCTTTTTCTCGATCCTCAATCGCCCAGCGTGCGATGCGGGGGATGCCGCAGACCATGTCCGTTAAGCAGCCAGCTCAGCCAAGTATGAAGACACGAGGGAAGGAAATGTCCAAGTCAGAGATGCCACAGGATCTGGGATTGTTGCCGGGTACATTCATCCGGCCATTGTGGCGGGACATGCCGTCTATCTTCCAATTACCGCGGGAACGAATGCAATTGGAGTGGCTTTGGATCAAGCAGGCTTTTCAAAACTTTCTGGG AATCCTCGCCTATAGCAAATGGCTCAACAAGGGCCTGCCCCTCCGTCTGAGAGAGCGGCGGCAGGTTGCATGCGAACTCTACGAACGGATGTACACTGCCTACGCCGA AGGCGACGTCGCAACCCTCCGAAAGATCTGCTGTACCGGCCTTGCCAACAGCCTCACCTCCCGCATCACCATCCGCCCCAAAGACGAAAGAGTAACCTGGACCCTCAATAAATACAACCGGACCCCCGCAACCTTCCTCACCGGCGTCCGCGTCCTCGCGGACCGCGCAACCCAAATACCCGAAATCCCCAAATCCGGCGTGCGCCAGGTCGTCCTCCGCATCACCAGCCGCCAGTCCACGGGCAAAGTCAAGCTGCCCACGAATAAGCGCGGCGTGGTTGACGAGACTGCCATTGAGGCGCAGGATGCTGCGCCGGCTAAGCAGCGGGATTGCACGGAGTATATTGTGCTGCAGAAGTTGATGTGGTTTggggaggagcaggagtGGAGGATTTGGGGACATGCTACGCCGACTACTGTTGAGGATTTGGAGAGCCCGTTCTTTGCGCCCGGGCTTTCACTCTCTGACCGTATGGAGGCTATGAAGGCGATGATGGAGGGGAAAAGATAA
- a CDS encoding uncharacterized protein (COG:S;~EggNog:ENOG410PNUC;~InterPro:IPR021100;~TransMembrane:2 (i29-47o63-84i);~go_component: GO:0005789 - endoplasmic reticulum membrane [Evidence IEA];~go_process: GO:0034599 - cellular response to oxidative stress [Evidence IEA]), whose amino-acid sequence MGHEGWATAIIGSIGQDWDVERRFRVTEVALAIMWCCASAYLSYFFADCMMSRWLLNYTPPAVVIRLLTTNGLIAYITSWVLYLSGASSDPRLLLPAWISITTVRSSINQKMTGRSQSHATRPHKLTTNLL is encoded by the exons ATGGGACATGAGGGGTGGGCGACGGCAATCATTGGAAGTATTGGGCAGGACTGGGATGTTGAGAGGAGGTTTCGGGTGACGGAGGTGGCTTTGGCTATTATGTGG TGCTGTGCATCCGCATATCTTTCGTATTTCTTTGCTGATTGTATGATGTCTCGATG GCTTCTCAACTACACCCCACCGGCTGTGGTAATTCGTCTCCTTACAACAAACGGCTTGATTGCATATATTACGTCCTGGGTTCTCTATCTCTCCGGCGCTTCCTCCGACCCACGTCTTCTACTCCCAGCGTGGATATCAATTACAACGGTGCGGTCATCCATCAACCAAAAAATGACTGGAAGGTCACAATCCCATGCCACAAGACCCCATAAACTGACAACCAATCTCCTGTGA
- the SUI1 gene encoding translation initiation factor eIF1 (COG:J;~EggNog:ENOG410PNPS;~InterPro:IPR001950,IPR005874,IPR036877;~PFAM:PF01253;~go_function: GO:0003743 - translation initiation factor activity [Evidence IEA];~go_process: GO:0006413 - translational initiation [Evidence IEA]), with protein MSIENLKTFDPFAEADEDTGETKQSQNYIHIRIQQRNGRKTLTTVQGLPKKFDQKKILKVIKKKFACNGTIVTDTEMGDVIQLQGDQRKDVQEFLTDKKEGLELDAKTIKVHGF; from the exons ATGTCCATCGAAAACCTCAAGACCTTCG ACCCCTTCGCCGAAGCTGACGAAGATACCGGCGAGACCAAGCAGTCTCAAAATTATATCCATATACGGATTCAAC AGCGCAATGGTCGTAAGACCTTGACTACGGTCCAGGGTCTTCCCAAGAAATTCGATCAGAAGAAGATCTTGAAGGTGATCAAGAAGAAGTTCG CTTGCAATGGCACCATCGTCACCGACACTGAGATGGGTGATGTGATTCAATTGCAGGGAGACCAGCGGAAAGATGTTCAGGAGTTCTTGACCGACAAGAAGGAAGGTCTTGAGCTTGACGCCAAGACCATCAAGGTCCATGGGTTCTAG
- the SRB8 gene encoding mediator of RNA polymerase II transcription subunit 12 (BUSCO:EOG092605ZA;~COG:K;~EggNog:ENOG410PK8U;~InterPro:IPR016024,IPR019035;~PFAM:PF09497;~TransMembrane:2 (o422-449i1019-1038o);~go_component: GO:0016592 - mediator complex [Evidence IEA];~go_function: GO:0003712 - transcription coregulator activity [Evidence IEA];~go_process: GO:0006357 - regulation of transcription by RNA polymerase II [Evidence IEA]), giving the protein MIPLSSAGAQPRGQHPLRAVNTASGQPNTFQVFAQSEANLPTPVSQAQFRQQPTVIDLTSGEDAQEREPPAKRPRLDIPTGTSSRTASPVPGVGGVGGGDLRSAPGGPTTPRPSSTTSWRGRPVWSFQSLVSETPGVGDVNGDNAAALAQGGKPASPPPLPTPPWRFALRPSSSRSRDYSPVKAVQTTPYRIETPAAAPALKGEKVADFSPWTGNHPEDVLNEQTAKQGYYDRTQVSQNESNTARPSLYAQLKHRSGLQMLSSVFASAFEKRQSHNTVVTSSTFKPPPRVTLTDNKRESWLRDLANPAVPLRRLSRTIPHGIRGKVLLDQCLGKWIPVARAVWLAKCVGANEIRAFKRKGTSGPLAIGLEAKWVRDWTVNVQQFLENVIAACGTADWKMKMTYAVSLVARLFHENLLDHDHYIGWFLSCLEAAPLKILPVWLLMLGIYWDSIMRYRKRGCRLAELLLAKLTQLSKSEHAGALKPLIDRLSLYVKRLVREYTSSAILPTSWASYRDFVSSSLDLDDKVDRAIFQNIAERNVRVQRPMHCQSAAHHSGQQQQQHIIRLFDSIRTAHDISSVSVVCLDTFEDRATLIYKLLEWTATPFRHGLRRVYIAVRLLRKWKMAGIDVDSHILGFLSDSPKANENMDMVYHAISELVRSQTFSVGRYLQWLMAKGVSRDSLSDHSVIPGGVGLLSQLPVSHLPEHVSNLRDTLLVRVGIASSEEATIISQVKSSIATRLPKVFGGFEVDSIPESSYQSLTWAVKSEIGQWIRRAVAQHCRDPTKSISGVPFLADLKVSSLTPDEFYEIRSLLESFGDISMLADVVKQAASSDDNIVLASAADTVNYHCDSFNVIGAATDLFRRLVDAYSLLKRLGTADLDLIYSLIELGLQLPNEYNTVAILRQDLSRIENRSAQAAPSPLSDHIPDTVNETDSSFLEKLDQFLSSGSGMDEPTMDAIFDALVKILDMGDGQTKLSANDACRYLAHLRPFHPKHFDTKLVRWVCGALKMHDRAEFFKSLPPLIGVGCVTIQAFLSLVKKLLQVNPASIPNVDELQIDLFELLAPSATQDGCHDLVTYRFYLAQHEFRTKHLEETLEVIRGAVASIGRKEGLSSDPTRNHLETSMVILLCDLLTNEPGNAAQQSMQKLTDQHPAFLVALQNALDRLLGLDSPSQAKNDLSEAERVISMTSDFSLPFCQLKLQMLFNAASGEEVKNGVVDVMFKMAVEDSRSKRSNWVGLVALMNQDAVRQIRERAEKEFLSVPMLPLEASVDEDGSPSVNYTNAIETARIYLMIIEELAYSVPESGVPSIASVLVEKMDLLLNKFVIMQTNSMNFTENKNDTGEGGQQNIARSNFERGLAFWFSVLLRMVVIHRSAFTSSTRPTGLQEQTRILISIFSIALARFPNSLLRLFPTADYFPHPHQPEDYRPCPGILLQTHALDVAASLIDTFPDEARHHCARFLKEKCSPFAQFQNDSRFLYLLGPLPGYGAAANSAQPASLPSPASGSTPTPSQAQATAAAAPSPGLSVGVSSAEEPDCSLRLQHRGRIVGAYQIRPWELLEDAAPLAGINDTAISLRYFDARRIRA; this is encoded by the exons ATGATCCCTCTTTCTTCCGCCGGCGCCCAACCCCGGGGTCAACATCCCCTGCGCGCCGTGAATACTGCCTCCGGACAGCCGAATACCTTTCAAGTCTTCGCCCAGTCGGAAGCGAATCTGCCGACGCCCGTGTCCCAGGCGCAATTCAGACAACAGCCGACTGTCATCGACTTGACCAGCGGCGAAGATGCGCAAGAGAGGGAACCACCTGCGAAACGACCACGGCTAGATATACCAACCGGAACGTCTAGCAGGACGGCCAGTCCGGTGcctggtgttggtggtgttggtgggggAGATCTGAGGAGTGCTCCCGGAGGTCCCACAACCCCGAGGCCATCCTCGACGACCTCGTGGCGTGGCAGGCCGGTCTGGTCTTTCCAGTCCTTGGTATCTGAGACACCGGGTGTTGGAGACGTCAATGGGGACAATGCAGCAGCACTCGCGCAGGGTGGGAAACCGGCGTCGCCGCCTCCTTTGCCCACTCCCCCATGGCGATTTGCTCTCAGACCCTCGAGTAGTAGGTCGAGAGACTACTCGCCCGTGAAAGCGGTACAGACCACGCCATATCGGATTGAAACTCCTGCTGCGGCCCCAGCATTGAAAGGCGAGA AAGTTGCGGATTTCTCGCCATGGACTGGAAACCACCCAGAAGATGTCCTCAATGAGCAAACGGCGAAGCAAGGATACTACGATCGTACCCAAGTTTCGCAGAACGAGTCGAATACCGCACGTCCGTCGTTGTATGCCCAGTTGAAGCATCGCTCCGGATTACAAATGCTTTCATCGGTCTTCGCGTCCGCCTTTGAAAAGAGACAGAGTCACAACACCGTTGTTACTTCTTCGACCTTTAAGCCTCCCCCTCGAGTTACCCTGACAGATAATAAACGTGAGAGTTGGCTCCGCGATTTGGCAAACCCAGCCGTTCCGCTGCGTCGGCTCAGTCGCACCATACCTCATGGCATCAGGGGCAAGGTACTTCTCGACCAGTGCTTGGGCAAATGGATACCTGTGGCGCGAGCAGTATGGCTGGCAAAGTGTGTTGGTGCCAACGAAATTCGTGCATTCAAACGGAAAGGCACTAGTGGCCCATTGGCGATTGGTTTGGAAGCCAAGTGGGTTCGAGATTGGACTGTAAATGTGCAGCAGTTTCTCGAGAATGTCATTGCTGCTTGTGGAACAGCAGACTGGAAAATGAAGATGACTTACGCGGTTAGTCTGGTTGCCCGTCTGTTTCATGAGAACCTGCTGGATCACGACCACTACATCGGATGGTTTTTGTCTTGCCTCGAAGCGGCACCCCTTAAAATCCTGCCGGTATGGCTTTTGATGCTGGGTATATACTGGGACAGTATAATGCGATATAGGAAACGTGGGTGTCGGCTAGCCGAGCTGTTACTTGCCAAATTGACTCAGCTCAGCAAATCTGAACACGCCGGAGCCCTCAAGCCGCTTATAGATCGTCTGTCTCTCTACGTCAAGAGGCTCGTTCGTGAATATACCTCTTCAGCTATACTTCCAACCTCTTGGGCCAGTTATCGAGATTTTGTTTCTTCGTCCTTGGATTTGGACGACAAGGTGGACAGGGCTATTTTTCAGAATATCGCCGAACGGAACGTACGAGTACAACGACCCATGCACTGCCAAAGCGCTGCGCACCACTCGgggcaacaacagcagcaacataTAATTCGCTTATTCGATTCTATACGCACTGCGCACGATATATCCTCAGTCTCCGTTGTTTGCCTAGACACTTTCGAAGACAGAGCGACGCTTATATACAAGTTGTTGGAATGGACTGCTACTCCTTTCCGCCATGGCCTTCGTCGTGTATATATTGCTGTTCGCCTCTTACGGAAATGGAAGATGGCCGGCATTGACGTGGATTCTCATATCCTTGGTTTTCTCAGCGACAGCCCTAAGGCCAACGAAAATATGGACATGGTCTACCACGCAATCTCGGAGCTGGTCAGATCCCAAACCTTCTCTGTCGGTCGATACCTCCAGTGGCTTATGGCCAAGGGTGTGTCAAGGGATTCTCTGTCTGATCACAGC GTTATTCCAGGTGGTGTCGGACTCCTATCGCAGCTTCCAGTGAGCCATCTGCCGGAGCATGTAAGCAATCTCCGTGATACTTTGTTGGTACGCGTTGGGATCGCTTCATCCGAGGAGGCTACGATCATCTCTCAGGTTAAGAGTTCTATCGCTACGCGCCTTCCAAAGGTGTTTGGCGGTTTTGAGGTTGATTCTATTCCTGAATCCTCTTACCAGAGCTTGACGTGGGCGGTGAAGTCTGAAATTGGACAATGGATTCGTCGTGCAGTCGCTCAGCACTGTCGAGACCCGACCAA GTCGATCTCCGGTGTGCCGTTTCTCGCCGATTTGAAAGTATCTTCCCTGACCCCTGACGAGTTCTACGAAATCCGCAGCCTCCTCGAGAGCTTTGGCGACATTTCCATGCTTGCTGATGTAGTCAAGCAGGCTGCCAGCAGTGACGACAACATTGTTCTGGCCTCTGCTGCTGATACCGTCAATTACCACTGCGATTCATTCAATGTTATTGGTGCTGCAACGGATCTTTTCCGGAGGCTTGTCGATGCATATTCGCTTCTCAAGCGACTCGGCACGGCAGACCTAGACCTGATCTACTCACTCATAGAACTCGGTCTCCAGCTCCCGAATGAGTACAACACGGTTGCCATCCTTCGTCAAGATCTTTCTCGGATCGAGAACAGGTCTGCCCAAGCAGCACCATCGCCACTTTCAGACCATATCCCAGACACAGTCAATGAAACCGACTCCTCCTTCCTTGAGAAGTTGGATCAGTTTTTGTCGTCAGGAAGTGGCATGGACGAGCCAACGATGGATGCTATTTTCGACGCGCTTGTTAAAATACTTGACATGGGAGATGGGCAGACGAAGTTGTCCGCCAATGATGCTTGCAGGTATCTCGCACATTTGAGACCCTTCCATCCAAAGCATTTCGACACCAAGCTGGTCCGTTGGGTTTGCGGGGCCCTAAAAATGCATGACCGGGCCGAGTTTTTCAAGAGTCTTCCTCCACTTATTGGAGTGGGATGCGTGACTATACAAGCTTTTCTATCTCTGGTGAAGAAGCTTCTGCAGGTTAATCCAGCTTCTATCCCTAACGTGGATGAACTGCAAATAGATCTATTTGAGCTCCTTGCTCCTTCCGCAACACAGGATGGATGTCATGATTTG GTAACCTATCGATTCTACCTGGCGCAACATGAGTTTCGAACCAAACATCTGGAAGAGACGCTCGAAGTCATCCGTGGTGCTGTGGCTTCGATTGGACGAAAGGAAGGACTGTCGTCCGATCCAACACGGAATCACTTGGAGACAAGCATGGTCATCTTGCTCTGTGATCTGCTTACGAACGAGCCGGGCAACGCAGCTCAGCAGTCTATGCAAAAGCTCACTGACCAGCATCCCGCGTTTCTGGTTGCTCTACAGAATGCGCTGGACCGCCTTCTTGGTCTCGACTCACCAAGTCAAGCGAAAAACGATCTGTCCGAGGCTGAGAGGGTGATCAGCATGACCAGCGACTTTTCACTTCCGTTCTGCCAACTGAAGCTCCAAATGCTGTTTAATGCAGCATCTGGGGAAGAGGTCAAGAATGGAGTTGTAGATGTCATGTTCAAGATGGCGGTGGAAGATTCTCGCTCGAAGAGGTCCAATTGGGTTGGTCTAGTCGCCTTGATGAATCAGGATGCTGTACGACAG ATTCGAGAACGCGCTGAGAAGGAGTTCTTGTCAGTTCCAATGCTGCCGCTGGAAGCTTCTGTTGACGAGGATGGGTCGCCTTCTGTCAACTACACAAACGCAATTGAGACCGCAAGGATATATCTGATGATCATTGAAGAACTGGCGTATAGCGTCCCGGAATCTGGTGTACCATCAATCGCCTCCGTTCTCGTCGAAAAGATGGATCTTCTGCTCAACAAATTCGTGATCATGCAAACCAATTCCATGAATTTCACCGAAAACAAAAACGACACCGGTGAGGGAGGTCAGCAGAATATAGCTCGTTCGAACTTTGAACGAGGTCTTGCGTTCTGGTTCTCCGTCCTCTTGAGAATGGTCGTTATCCACCGGTCCGCATTCACCTCGTCTACCAGACCAACCGGTCTGCAGGAACAAACTCGCATCCTGATCTCAATCTTTTCCATTGCACTTGCGCGCTTTCCGAACAGCCTCCTGCGTCTCTTCCCAACAGCGGATTACTTCCCACACCCTCACCAACCCGAAGACTACCGACCATGTCCGGGTATTCTCCTCCAAACGCACGCGCTAGACGTCGCAGCCTCACTCATCGACACCTTCCCCGACGAAGCGCGCCACCACTGCGCCCGTTTCCTCAAGGAGAAATGCTCCCCTTTCGCACAGTTCCAGAACGACTCGCGCTTCCTCTATCTCCTCGGTCCTTTACCTGGTTATGGTGCTGCCGCAAATTCCGCACAACCAGCATCACTACCTTCACCTGCTTCGGGCTCAACACCAACGCCGTCACAAGCACAAGCCACCGCCGCTGCTGCACCATCACCGGGTCTATCTGTGGGAGTGTCCtcagcagaagaaccggACTGCAGTCTTCGTCTCCAGCATCGTGGTCGGATCGTTGGTGCATATCAGATTCGTCCATGGGAGTTGCTGGAGGATGCTGCCCCGCTAGCGGGCATAAATGACACTGCGATTAGCTTGAGATATTTCGATGCCAGGCGCATTAGGGCTTGA
- a CDS encoding uncharacterized protein (COG:S;~EggNog:ENOG410PPRR;~InterPro:IPR005351;~PFAM:PF03669;~TransMembrane:2 (i45-62o74-95i)), producing MAAKKDMRRLDLAIPYIEPPTSKNDADVSGAMSSTMPMAAMFTRNRMIGWVSFVFSLQNWLGETEDQKSSSSTPAYMSVFMSFMALVVTYFPIFLSPQNQRAGATPAPSAS from the exons ATGGCGGCTAAAAAGGACATGCGCAGGCTGGATCTTG CGATCCCCTATATCGAACCTCCGACGAGCAAGAACGATGCCGATGTGTCTG GCGCAATGTCGAGCACTATGCCCATGGCGGCG ATGTTCACCAGGAACAG GATGATCGGATG GgtttcttttgttttctcGCTCCAGAACTGGCTCGGTGAGACTGAAGACCAAAAGAGCTCTTCGTCCACTCCGGCATATATGTCCGTCTTTATGTCCT TTATGGCGTTGGTCGTG ACATACTTCCCTATCTTCCTTTCTCCGCAGAACCAACGCGCGGGCGCCACTCCTGCGCCATCGGCTTCTTAA
- a CDS encoding CIA30 family protein (COG:S;~EggNog:ENOG410PGSM;~InterPro:IPR013857,IPR039131,IPR008979;~PFAM:PF08547;~go_process: GO:0032981 - mitochondrial respiratory chain complex I assembly [Evidence IEA]) — protein MIPTARCMAAKPAGFFKRSADELSRLSKIAWNTEGLHTPTKPYTMLDFEDERAVAGCKTMADRAVGGFSTANLDYVPADPSSNTPAHARFHGNISTKLPNNWRVERTGYAAFRNKDRGLWLFGRLYWDVDPYAYLALRVKSDGRRYTVNIQTDSIVETDIHQHRLYTRHHRVQSRPTSDEHLPPYSSAEASESAESADTKYPGGIPPSLSDIPPESTVMSSASATTSGSTGWETILLPFNAFVRTNHGFVMEPQTSLLRQRVKSIGIGLTDRVEGPYDLRIHRMWATNGIGEQEAQEDRLICGADALPVDEGVKSGWTDKGIEGQQQDRPKAKGLKGLRSEWNQ, from the exons ATGATTCCAACAGCCAGATGTATGGCCGCAAAGCCGGCCGGTTTCTTCAAGCGCAGCGCAGACGAGCTCAGTCGCCTCTCAAAAATTG CTTGGAACACCGAAGGCCTTCATACTCCTACGAAACCCTATACAATGCTCGATTTCGAAGATGAGAGGGCGGTTGCGGGTTGCAAAACAATGGCCGACCGTGCCGTCGGAGGATTCAGTACTGCGAACTTGGACTATGTACCGGCGGACCCTTCCTCGAACACACCTGCCCATGCGAGATTTCATGGCAACATATCGACCAAGCTTCCCAATAACTGGAGGGTGGAACGGACAG GATACGCCGCGTTTCGCAACAAGGACCGAGGACTCTGGCTATTCGGTCGACTGTACTGGGATGTCGACCCATACGCCTACCTGGCACTCCGTGTCAAGTCCGATGGCCGACGCTATACTGTGAACATCCAAACCGACTCGATCGTCGAGACCGATATTCACCAGCACCGACTGTACACACGACACCACCGCGTCCAGAGCCGTCCCACCTCCGACGAACATCTGCCACCATACTCATCAGCAGAGGCATCGGAGTCAGCAGAGAGTGCTGACACCAAGTACCCTGGGGGCATCCCTCCGTCACTGTCGGACATCCCGCCCGAGTCGACCGTCATGTCCTCCGCTTCAGCAACAACGTCCGGCTCCACAGGATGGGAAACCATTCTCCTACCGTTCAACGCTTTCGTTCGCACAAACCACGGCTTTGTTATGGAGCCTCAGACCTCCCTGCTCCGGCAGCGGGTGAAGAGTATTGGCATTGGTCTTACGGATCGGGTCGAGGGGCCGTACGATCTGCGAATTCATCGTATGTGGGCCACAAATGGCATCGGCGagcaagaagcgcaagaagaCAGACTGATCTGCGGCGCGGATGCTCTGCCTGTCGACGAAGGCGTGAAGTCTGGTTGGACAGACAAGGGCATAGAGGGACAGCAGCAGGACAGACCAAAAGCGAAGGGCCTTAAGGGACTCCGTTCGGAGTGGAATCAGTGA